A window of Vescimonas fastidiosa contains these coding sequences:
- a CDS encoding AlkZ-related protein, protein MKENEQKALLRSSDDLIAAVEQYGFLPFFRNEIHGFSIEELCPPELWFADDVDGPWEWKGPAARSGKCLYGKLFNKKAGFVSREWIPDFANFRRDGYDFDARWDDGLASYKDKELYEAIAGEGRMLSKRLKEALNYRKGGNTGFETCITRLQMQSYVCIADFVYMQDRYGRPYGWGVAEYATPEELFGYDLITSAYQRDPQESKERILKHLHSRLPNATEMQLEKIIKG, encoded by the coding sequence ATGAAAGAGAATGAACAAAAGGCATTGCTGCGGAGCAGTGATGATCTGATTGCCGCCGTCGAACAATACGGCTTTCTGCCCTTCTTTCGGAACGAGATTCACGGCTTCTCCATCGAGGAACTTTGCCCACCTGAGTTATGGTTTGCGGATGATGTAGATGGTCCGTGGGAATGGAAAGGACCGGCTGCGCGGAGCGGCAAATGTCTTTACGGCAAACTTTTCAACAAGAAGGCTGGATTTGTGAGTCGGGAGTGGATTCCGGACTTTGCGAACTTCCGGCGTGACGGCTATGACTTTGACGCCCGTTGGGATGACGGCTTGGCGTCCTACAAGGACAAGGAGCTTTATGAAGCCATAGCCGGTGAAGGCAGGATGCTTTCCAAACGGCTGAAAGAGGCTCTGAACTACCGCAAGGGCGGCAACACCGGTTTTGAGACGTGCATCACGCGGCTGCAAATGCAGAGCTATGTCTGCATCGCGGATTTCGTCTATATGCAGGACAGATACGGAAGACCTTATGGCTGGGGTGTCGCAGAGTATGCGACGCCGGAAGAACTTTTCGGGTACGACCTTATCACATCTGCCTATCAGCGAGACCCGCAGGAATCTAAAGAACGTATCCTAAAACATCTGCATTCACGTCTGCCTAACGCGACCGAAATGCAGCTTGAGAAAATCATAAAGGGGTAA
- a CDS encoding UPF0158 family protein: MTIPLKQVIQAIEEANEVFTSFWDTKTGKTVYLADPLMTDMTEEDKALAAEMENTPERFLRFPTKCEIHQYRIMEDFIDRLPPGKAQEELAYAIRGKGAFRRFKQSVRYHGLEQRWYDYLAEAYRELAIRWCAEEGLEYTE; the protein is encoded by the coding sequence ATGACGATCCCATTAAAACAGGTCATTCAGGCAATCGAAGAAGCAAATGAAGTCTTCACGAGCTTCTGGGACACAAAGACCGGCAAGACCGTTTATCTTGCCGATCCATTGATGACTGATATGACGGAGGAAGACAAAGCTCTTGCTGCTGAAATGGAAAATACGCCGGAGCGGTTTCTTCGCTTTCCGACCAAGTGTGAGATTCATCAATACCGCATCATGGAGGATTTCATTGACCGGCTCCCTCCCGGAAAGGCACAGGAGGAACTTGCCTATGCCATCCGGGGAAAAGGCGCATTCCGCCGCTTCAAACAGTCTGTGCGCTATCACGGGCTGGAACAGCGTTGGTATGATTATCTGGCGGAGGCGTATCGAGAGCTTGCGATCCGCTGGTGCGCAGAGGAAGGCTTGGAGTACACAGAATGA